The segment aaaacaacgtttgccagGAGAGCTACTATAATACATAAGTGACAAATAACACagtttgagttagcctcgaagtaagttcgagacttgtgttacagatacgaactcaacgatactatattttttaataaatacttgtatacagataaacatccaaaacccaggccaatcagaaaaagttcttttctcttcatgccctggccgggattcgggacccgggatctccggtgtcatagacaagcgtactaccgctgcgccacagacgccgtcaaaatattaattctattattaaaaggcaaaaaaaaaaaaagtataggaccacttcatcttgttcccatagatgtcgtaaaaggcaactaaagaataggcttataaacttgggattcttcttttaggcgatgggctagcgactcgtcactatttgaatctcaattctatcattaagccaaacagctgaacgtggcctatcagtcttttcaagactgttacctctgtctaccccgtaagggataaagacgtgatcatatgtatgtatgtaacagttTTAACCAAATTTCCCAGGTGTATCAGGAGCGTTTTTAGCCGACATCCAACCTCAAACGGATGGCTGCAACGGTCTCAAATACAACCTGACTCAGGACATAATAGATGCTATATTCAAAACGTATCCGGCTGTGAGGAAGAAACACATAGACTACGTGCCCAGTAAGATGACAGAAGCTGAGTTCTGGACCAAATTCTTTCAGTCACATTATTTTCACAGGtattattctatcattaaaccaaacagctgaacgtggcctatcagcctttcaagatagttggctctgtctagcctgcaagggatatagacgtgattatattatgtgccgtttggttcccggcaccaataaaaaaagaataggaccactccatctcgttcccatggatgttgtaaaaggcgactaaagcgataggcttataaacttgggattcttcttttaggcgatgggctagtaacccgtcactatttgaatctcaattctatcattatgccagacagctgaacgtggcctatcagaattttcaagactgttggctctgtctaccccgtaaaggataaagacgtgatcatatgtatgtatgttatatggATCGATAATTCGGCtggaccgccaccaaagggaagatcttccaccaggctaggtgtgatgcctggggaaccgcgcgacctACAATGTTGTGTTGAGGGTTATATATACGCTcaaatccgtgaaatctttgcttgcgcgattaagGCTCTTCGCTGTTTTTGGCTGATGATTTTTTGTTGCTATTTGTAGCGTACAGATGTCGCCACacatgtataattataattagaatagatttattttcaaaatttggttaCAACATATCACTTTTTGACGTCACAACACTTATATCTCATcataactactgccgcttccaaagcgcacgtgtGCAACAAGAAgtagcggcggaacaaactacactgcagcattgcACCGCAATAATGTTTGTTGCAGAGACCGCATAGCCTCCTCTTCGAGTAAGGACCTTTTCGGGGAGTGCGCCAAGATGGACGACCACGCCATTGCGTCCGCCATGAGGCACACCACTTTGGATCTGTCAGTGAgtgaaatacatataaataaataaatataaatatatacgggacaaattacactgattgagttagcctcgaagtaagttcgaaacttgtgttacgagatactatatttttataataaatacttatatagataaacatccaagacccaggccaatcagaaaaagttcttttctcatcatgccctcgccgggattcgaacccgggacctccggtatcgcagacaagcgtactaccgctgaaccacagaggccgtcgacatacatacatatggtcacgactatatcccttgcggggtagacagagccgactgtcttgaaaagactgtggaatggccgcgttcagctgtttggcttaatgatagaattgagattcaaatagtgacaggttgatagcccatcgcctaaaaaagaatctcaagtttgtaagcctatcccttagtcgccttttacgacatacatgggaaagggatggagtggtcctattattttttctattggtgccgggaaccacacggcacaaatccaaatatgtataaacataaatatacatacatacatatggtcacgtctatatcccttgcggggtagacagagccaacagtcttgaatagactaaGTGGCcgcgttcagttgtttggcttaatgatagaattgagattcaaatagtgacaggttgatagcccatcgcctaaaaaagaaccccaagaaatatatcacatacatacatacataaaatcacgcctctttcccgaaggtgtaggcagagactacctctttccacttgccacgatctctgcatacttccttcgcttcatccacattcataactctcttcatgcaagctcggcggtttcgggtactcttgacctgaccctttaccaggacgtccttaatttgatcaagatacgttcgtctaggtcttcccactccaatctttccctccacacaaataatatatacctatcacatacaaatcataattattattttcaggtaGATTTACCTCAGTTCAGCGAAACTATACCTCTACAGGAAGAGGAAACGGTGGAGCGCGACAAAACGGATAACAACTCCATACATCGCAATATGATTAAGCGGTTTAACCAACACTCCATTATGGtatgtcataaatataaatagtaaataaataaatctatactaacattataaagctgaagagtttgttggtttgaacgcgcttatctcaggaactacgggTTCGAATCGaaatagacaatttatcgagaaaggctttaggctatataacgttATACTGCAACtacaaggagcaaagaaataatggaaaatgtgaaaaaaccacgcggacgaagtcgccggCACTACTGGTAAATATATACGTgtcaaattacactgattgagttagcctcaaagtaagttcgagacttgtgttatgagatactaactcaacgatactatattttataatgaatacttatatagataaacatccaagacccaggccaatcagatcgtttctcatcatgccctggccgggattcgaacccggtacctccggtgtcacagacaagcgcactaccgctgcgccacacaggtcgtcaaataaaattctcgtgtcacaatgttggttcccgtactcctccgaaacggcttgacagattctcatgaaattttgtgagcatattgaataggtctgagaatcggccaacatctatttttcatagagGGTTGTCTACactcaacatttttttaacaagaaattactttaaaaaaatatttatatggcaaaacaacgtttgccgttgacagctagtaaaatatataagtgacaaattacacagattgagttagcctcgaagtaagttcgagacttgtgttacgagatactaacttaacgatactatatttcttaatgataatatgataattaataataaagtgccgtgtggttaccggcaccaataaaaaaaaagaataggactactccatctctttcccatggatgtcgtttaatgcgactaagggataggcttataaacttggaattcttcttttaggcgattgactagcaacctgtcactatttgaatctcaattctatcattaagccggacagatgaacgtggcctatcagtcttttcaagattgttggctctgtctaccccgcaaggtatatagacgtgattatatgtatgtatgtattatattattaagccaaacagctgaacgcggcctttgtcttttcaagactgttggctctgtctaccccgcaaggaatatagacgtgattgtacgagtatgtatgtttgtatgtatttatattcatttcagGTGCTCAAAGCTagtcaaaaaacaaatagtaataataataacacgaACAACAATAGCAGTAAGACAAACAATAACAAAGTGATCGAGAACGGCGTCAAACAAACGAACGGAGAAAACAAAGAACACGGGGAACCGCCGCCGGAGAAGAAGCGCAGGATACTGGAGAAGATACATTACGAAGATCTAGTGGAAAGCGGCGAGGATCGAGATGTGCAAGAGTTGAAATTGTCCAAAGTGAgtgatttttatgttacatttatttgtttttatctgccgtgcggttcccggcaccgttacaaaaaagaataggatcactcccatctctttcccacggatgtcgtaaaatgcgactaagggatgggcttataaacttgggattcctcttttaggcgatgggccagcaacctgtcactatttgaaactcaattctatcactaagccaaacagctgagcgtggcctatcagtcttttctagactggtggctctgtctaccccgctggggatatagacgtaatcatatgtatgtatgtttatttatctctATTCTGTCATTAGGCatttaacagctgaacgcggcctgccagtctttaaaagactgctggctctgtctactccgcaagtgGTATAGATGAGATTGTGCGAATGAATGAGGGAACACGCAAAggtgtattctctcgtccagaTTTCTAtcctaagtttggataattgtgaagttgatgttgttgaagaaaatgctgcagtgcggTTTGTTACCGCTGCctttgcactgacgctttggaggcggcagtaaactttgctttaagtattttttttgacgtcaaccaatgttatgAAACCAAAAGTTATGACAactattaagtgatgtttgaaatgttccttaatgtacctataatagtttaaaagtgGTACAGCTGgccacaaagaaaataaaaaagaacaaaaaaatagaattaaaaaaaaaaatagaatcttaaaaaaattgaatttaaaaaaaaaccgcgCATGTTACAATGTATCTAATTTAGTTcactttttaaaatgtcaTACATGTTATaccttatatttaaaatactaaatactaaaaatagaagttcagtgatttatttcagaaagtgcagttttaatttaaatctaaacaAGTTCCGACAAAGATCAACAAATAGTTCTGTATTAAGCAAATAatgagaataaaaatttagaatttgaattcatattaaaaaaatatattcattactagctgtgcccgcgactccgtccgcgtggaatagttattttgggcatcattgaagccctcaaggatgaataattttccccgcttttttcacatattccattatttcttcgctcctaaaagttgcagcgtgatgttacatagcctaaatcctcgataaatggtctattcaacgcaaatattttttcaattcgaaccagtagttcctgagataagcgcgttcaaacaaacaaacagcttcagctttacaatattagtattatacagttttcatatctttttgtttcacaacattggttgacgttgAATGAATgacttaaaattaacattgtgccgtgtggttcccggcaccattacaaaaaagaataggaccactccatctctttcccacggatgtcgtaaaaggcgactaagggataggcttataaacttgggattcctcttttaggcgatgggctagcaacctgtcactatttgaatctcaattctgtcttaAGGCCAAatagcagctgaacgtggcctatcagtctttacaagactgttggctctgtctaccccgcaagggatatagacgtgattatatgtatgtaaattaacatTACTAATCAATTTCGCTCGTCAGGTAGAGAGATATCTGCTGGGCCCCTCGTCTCAGGTGAGCCAGAGCAGCGCCCAGCTCAACAATCAGCCGCCGCTGTCTGCGCTCGCCTCTATATGTCAGGTGAATATAATGTGAACATAGTTTAGTtctgcgccgtgtggttcccggcaccaatacaaaaaaagaataggaccactcccatctctttctcatggatgtcgtaaaggcgtaggcttacaaacttgggattctttttaggcgttgggttaggttaggataggttagcaaccccgcaagggatatagacgtgaccatatgtatgtatgtatatattctaaATAGGATAAAAGGTAGGCAATAGATGAATCTACACAAGATATGAATActaattgatattattaacgtgaaaagttagtttatttatttgtaagctTTTCAAGGATTATCTattgaattaatcttcttgaaatataaagtacctatgtatcattaggagtctggagaaggacatagggtaacTTTCATATGGGTAAAagctatagtttttttttaaacctgtattcttttgtaagtggcgctaaattcgtcgctttttgtagatggcgctaagcgggtaataaattatctgcatattgtttttattaattattaaaagtcgATTTTGGAAATGTTACagcatataatattatgatgtGTGAGTTCCCGCTAAAAAGTAGTGACAACTTTTCCGCGATAAGATTGATCGCTTTATGTTTCCTCACGCGTTTTACTCCATATATTTCTCATGAGTATCgtaaaagggatatagacgtgactattatgtatgtatgataggCCTCTTAAATGATTGTGCATTTTTGGCTTGATGTTGACGTaagttttatctttatttatttgacgaaatattcgtattgaaatcgttagttttacattcattcatgttttttaacgtagacaatgtgcattcgtccacgatttagatttaagacatctatatttgtcaattgacacataaatatatatagtcacgtctataacccttgcgggctagacagagccaacagtcttgaaaagactgacaggccacgttcggctttttggctcgatgatagaattgagattcaaatagtgagaggttgctagttcatcgcctataataagaatcccaagtttataagcctatctcttagtcgccttatacgatatccatgggaacgagatggagtggtcctattttttatattggggctgggaaccacacagcacattgtaaattgacgtccggtgaaaatgccgcagtgtagtttgttccgccgcttcttgtacacatgcgctttggaagcggtagtagttatgaTTAGATTGAAGTGATGCGACGTCTATAAGTAATACcttgtgaaaataaatgtatcgtATTGTatcgtggttttatgtatgaatttatgtatgtattagtctAAGAGCTAGTGAACTCTCCGAGTAATGGTGTTAATCGGAGAGTTTACTAGCTCTCcaactatatgtttgtatgtgtgtgtatgtcgCCGCGGCAGGCGTGGAGCGGCGGTTAGTCTAGGAGCTAGTGAACCCTCCTAGTAACTGTGTTCACTAGCTCTCCAactatgtgtgtatgtgtgcgCGGCAGGCGTGGAGCGGCGGTTAGTCTAAGAGCTAGTGAACCCTCCTAGTAACGGTGTTCACTAGCTCTCcaactatatgtgtgtatcgTATGGTGCCGCGCAGGAGTGGAGCGGCGGTTAGTCTAAGAGCTAGTGAACCCTCCGAGCTCTCCAACtacatgtgtgtgtgtatgtcgCCGCGCAGGCGTGGAGCGGCGGTTAGTCTAAGAGCTAGTGAACACTCCGAGCTCTCCaactatatgtgtgtgtgcgcGTGCGCAGGCGTGGAGCGGCGGTTAGTCTAAGAGCTAGTGAACACTCCGAGCTCTCCaactatatgtgtgtgtgcgcGTGCGCAGGCGTGGAGCGGCGGTTAGTCTAAGAGCTAGCGAACCCTCCGAGCTCTCCaactatatgtgtgtgtatgcgTGTGCGCAGGCGTGGAGCGGCGGTTAGTCTAAGAGCTAGCGAACCCTCCGAGCTCTCCaactatatgtgtgtgtatgcgTGTGCGCAGGCGTGGAGCGGCGGTTAGTCTAAGAGCTAGCGAACCCTCCGAGCTCTCCaactatatgtgtgtgtatgcgTGTGCGCAGGCGTGGAGCGGCGGTTAGTCTAAGAGCTAGCGAACCCTCCGAGCTCTCCaactatatgtgtgtgtatgcgTGTGCGCAGGCGTGGAGCGGCGGTTAGTCTAAGAGCTAGCGAACCCTCCGAGCTCTCCaactatatgtgtgtgtatgcgTGTGCGCAGGCGTGGAGCGGCGGGCAGGGCTGCGCGCGGCCGGCgcgcgcgggcgcgggcgcggccgTGGCGGCGCTGGGCGAGCTCAGCCCCGGCGGCGCGCTCATGCGGCACCACGCGGCCGCTAGCATGGCGCGTGAGTATGCTTCCGCGCCCCACAGATGGCGCTGTGCGGTTTTAGAACGCGCTATGGGGATTTTTACTGGCGaagttatatagataaatgcGATACCGTGTCTAGAGAATAAGCTGCCACCCACCCCAACCCCCTGGTGGTCCAGGCCGCAAACTACACACCAAGACCAGACGCCCCGTTGCGCCGCCGACGCCCGAGGAGTGTCCTCCACGATCCGGACGACCCCATCACGGTTGCCAACCGCCCCCCCGATAACCCTGCGCCCGCCAGGAGGCAAGGTTATCGATACCGTCCCCATCGCGCCCACCGGAACAGGGCGCGAAGAAGTAGGAACAGTAGCTCTTTTTCCAGGTACCGCAATGTACCAGGGCGCTTCACGCCGACACGTTAGGCCCCTAAGGCAGGCTAGTCAAGATTAGAACCCATAAGGTTGAGCGTTGCATCCGCTCGCGAGTTTGCATTGCTCGCATTGCTCAAAGGCAAAGTCCAAGGCCGAGGTTCGTCCCAACTGGGAGCCCCTTGCGCGCTTTTGCCGAAAAGGCTGTTAGGAGGAGCGTCAAGCCCTCGCCTAAAAACGTCCCGCTGTAATAGTGAATGCCCCTCAGGCAAATTATGTTCTCatagccaaaaaaaaaaccgtgtCTTGACCTGGTGTTTTATTTAAGGTTGTCTCTGATTGGAAAACCTTgtgtttacatatatttatactagcgacccgccccgacttcgcacgggtgcaaaataataaatgttattatacataaaaaccttcctcttgaatcaatttacctgttacaaaaaaccgcatcaaaatccgttgcgtaattttaaagatttaagcatacagacaaacagactaaaatagcgactttgttttatactatatagtactagctttccgcccgcggcttcgcccacgtgtaattcggttatatatagcgttttttaatgatctcgacagggctttttcttccacaggctgaaatcttgttacaactggaattaaatatagcctgtgttactcagggatgatgtagctttctaatggtgaatgtttgaaatcgattcagtagtttcggagtttatcgattacatgtgtaaacaaacaaacatataaaaaaatagagggaaatcaagggcaaacctcaaatttacaggcaattacgtttttgacaatttcatagatctgtttaagtatttgcgtctgatagtcatcatcccatgtgaatgagctgatgatggaaggtacaactcctcaacggttaggagttgaaagaaaattcttacgaagttatacgtacatgtgaggctattaggttgacctgataataaaaagtaaatctcattaacgttaagaatttaggtgaaaatggatgcggacaaatttcatctcttcacttgtttccttttagctgtttgtatgggtagtgttaacacaaaatagggatttaaaggcgtaatgttattaatgttatgcatgtatgtacataattatgtatgttaaagagacgactgaaagttgtcatacaaagtctttttttttaaggatgggaaatcatcaaatgacctctcccgctctgggtggaacggaagggagtgtcagacttttactgactaaaacccacctcgttccttcagttgccctttgcgttccggggccacggtatctcgttagaactttcccgcagccccggctcagtttatcccgtttcccccccttgggggttgacatttcaaaaatcccttcttagtgctcacttttgttactaaaggaacctctgttcaaaatctcagactcctataccgagcggtttcggctgtgcgttaataaatcagtcacccaatcgcaccccctaaatcacgattggagggtagtttgaaaaaacttataatgtcaaacatatttacttgcctatgtacgtgttcatgccaagtttcaagtttataaacccaaggaataagatttttcatagaaacgtttttaccccttttcccccccttgggggttgaatttccaaaaatcctttcttagtgctcccctacatatcccaaggaacctacattccaaatttcagctgtctacgaccagtagtttcgactgtgcgttgtctgtcagtcagtcactcagtaacggaagagttttatatatatagatagtatAGTACTTAGTATACATATGTCGCGCGAGCTACACCGCCTCTACTTATCGTGCGGGGAGTTGCTGCGgggtcttgtaaagactgatagactacagtctttttaagactgttgtccctgtctaccccgcaagagatatagatgtgattatatgtatgtactagctttcccccgcgactccgtccgcgcggatgtcggtcttcgcgtagatggtttatttctccattttattttcagtccggtcaatttagaccaaaaaataggaatgaagctacattaattcccttcaagctgaaaatgagtataattgtttaaaacacaatcaaaagcattatttcaaaattccccatgattccggtttaaggaaaaaaattacccaaggtcaaaggtaagaaaatgggattttcacgattttcttcaaaacggtaagttttataggaaaattacctcagacatagattgtagatcataaagatatctataaaaaggaatcaatattttttttcaataaagctaccgtttctgagatattaccatgcaaaaagttgcaagcgtcataatatgcataagcacgtctcgtatatactctatgtagcagtaatataagtaaaaatattgttctgtcggtaattttaacttgaa is part of the Amyelois transitella isolate CPQ chromosome 20, ilAmyTran1.1, whole genome shotgun sequence genome and harbors:
- the LOC106131530 gene encoding general transcription factor IIH subunit 1 isoform X2, which codes for MTTSSEDVLLSVGHVRYKKGDGTLYVMNQRLAWMLENRDTVAVSHKYADIKTQKISPAGKPKVQLQVVLHDGTCSTFHFVNPAGAEAQAKDRDQVKMLLQDLLPKFKRQIDGELEMKSRLLSLHPSLKHLYEDLVISKVISSEEYWNTPTLKQYTDSNNIKQEAGVSGAFLADIQPQTDGCNGLKYNLTQDIIDAIFKTYPAVRKKHIDYVPSKMTEAEFWTKFFQSHYFHRDRIASSSSKDLFGECAKMDDHAIASAMRHTTLDLSVDLPQFSETIPLQEEETVERDKTDNNSIHRNMIKRFNQHSIMVLKASQKTNSNNNNTNNNSSKTNNNKVIENGVKQTNGENKEHGEPPPEKKRRILEKIHYEDLVESGEDRDVQELKLSKVERYLLGPSSQVSQSSAQLNNQPPLSALASICQAWSGGQGCARPARAGAGAAVAALGELSPGGALMRHHAAASMAQLIPPDVSRELHRLYLSCGELLWSRQSQQSCKD
- the LOC106131530 gene encoding general transcription factor IIH subunit 1 isoform X1 produces the protein MTTSSEDVLLSVGHVRYKKGDGTLYVMNQRLAWMLENRDTVAVSHKYADIKTQKISPAGKPKVQLQVVLHDGTCSTFHFVNPAGAEAQAKDRDQVKMLLQDLLPKFKRQIDGELEMKSRLLSLHPSLKHLYEDLVISKVISSEEYWNTPTLKQYTDSNNIKQEAGVSGAFLADIQPQTDGCNGLKYNLTQDIIDAIFKTYPAVRKKHIDYVPSKMTEAEFWTKFFQSHYFHRDRIASSSSKDLFGECAKMDDHAIASAMRHTTLDLSVDLPQFSETIPLQEEETVERDKTDNNSIHRNMIKRFNQHSIMVLKASQKTNSNNNNTNNNSSKTNNNKVIENGVKQTNGENKEHGEPPPEKKRRILEKIHYEDLVESGEDRDVQELKLSKVERYLLGPSSQVSQSSAQLNNQPPLSALASICQAWSGGQGCARPARAGAGAAVAALGELSPGGALMRHHAAASMAQLIPPDVSRELHRLYLSCGELLRSLWRALPPPGAAEDGARAALFYEALLRFRNVKLRPFEEKMLRDLTPLAATLTRHLNQMIDTACNKYAMWQQRHAKLR